Proteins from a single region of Orcinus orca chromosome 20, mOrcOrc1.1, whole genome shotgun sequence:
- the LOC125960254 gene encoding zinc finger protein 568-like, producing the protein MAEDLKFKDVAIYFTQKEWECLHSAQKDLYRDVMLENYNTLISLGFSDSKPDVISLLEQGKEPWMVNSNETKEWCPDWESRRETKMLKEDSYEVQSFQPEITKRLTNSTLEYTRVRSNREIRCHLERLQEGRFRQATITSEKRSTSIQCTDRRTPQTTHNGAKSCESKECKTFRYQSHHSQREGSHNKEKESKCGECGKAFNSRSDLIKHQRIHESKKSDENKKCAFIRDAQITKSQSINTAEKPHKCKECGKAFHSNSQLSKHQRIHIDEKPYKCTECGKPFPSTSQLNLHQRIHTDEKYYECKECGKAFTRPSHLIRHQRIHTGEKPYKCKECGKAFRYDTQLSLHQIIHTGERRYECKECGKVYSCASQLNLHQRTHTGEKPHKCKECGKAFISDSHLVRHQSVHTGEKPYKCKQCGKSFRRGSELTRHQRAHTGEKPYKCQECEMAFTCSTELIRHQKVHTGERPHKCKECGKAFIRRSELTHHKRSHSGEKPYECKECGKGFGRGSELSRHQKIHTGEKPYECKECGKAFIRGSHLSQHQRIHTGQRSE; encoded by the exons GACTTGAAGTTCAAAGATGTGGCCATTTACTTCACTCAAAAGGAGTGGGAGTGCTTGCACTCTGCTCAAAAGGATTTGTACCGAGATGTGATGTTGGAGAATTATAATACCCTGATCTCACTGG GATTTTCTGATTCTAAGCCAGATGTGATCTCCTTATTGGAGCAGGGGAAGGAACCTTGGATGGTTAACAGCAACGAGACAAAAGAATGGTGCCCAG ATTGGGAGTCTAGAAGAGAAACCAAGATGCTAAAGGAGGACAGTTATGAAGTTCAGTCATTTCAACCAGAGATAACAAAAAGACTTACAAACTCTACCCTTGAGTACACTAGGGTCAGAAGTAACAGAGAAATCAGATGCCACTTGGAGAGGCTACAGGAAGGACGTTTCAGACAAGCCACAATAACCTCTGAAAAAAGATCCACTTCCATTCAGTGCACAGATCGTAGAACACCTCAGACAACTCATAATGGAGCAAAATCCTGTGAATCCAAGGAATGTAAGACTTTCAGGTACCAATCACACCATAGTCAACGTGAAGGAAGTcataataaggaaaaagaatctaaatgtggagaatgtgggaaagcctttaatAGTAGGTCAGACTTGATTAAGCATCAGAGAATTCATGAAAGCaaaaaaagtgatgaaaataAGAAATGTGCCTTTATTCGTGATGCTCAGATTACTAAATCTCAGAGCATTAATACTGCCGAGAAACCTCataaatgtaaggaatgtgggaaagcctttcaTTCTAACTCGCAACTTAGTAAACATCAAAGGATTCATATAGATGAGAAACCCTATAAGTGTACAGAGTGTGGAAAGCCATTTCCATCTACCTCACAACTTAAtttacatcagagaattcatactgatGAGAAATACTATGAATGTAAggagtgtgggaaagcctttaccCGTCCCTCACACCTTATTCGACATCAGAGAATCcatactggtgagaaaccctataagtgtaaggaatgtgggaaagcttttCGTTATGACACACAACTTAGTCTTCATCAGATAATTCATACTGGTGAAAGACgctatgaatgtaaggaatgtgggaaggtCTATAGTTGTGCCTCACAACTGAATCTACATCAAAGAACtcatactggtgagaaacctcataaatgtaaggaatgtgggaaagcttttATCTCTGATTCACATCTTGTCCGACATCAGAGTgttcatactggtgagaaaccaTATAAATGTAAGCAATGTGGGAAGTCTTTTCGTCGTGGCTCAGAACTTACCAGACATCAGAGAGCTCACACGGGTGAGAAACCTTATAAATGTCAGGAATGTGAAATGGCCTTTACTTGTAGCACAGAACTTATCCGACATCAAAAAGTTCACACTGGTGAGAGACCCCataaatgtaaggaatgtgggaaggctTTTATTCGAAGGTCAGAACTTACTCATCACAAGAGGAGTCATAGTGGTGAAAAACCCTATGAGTGTAAAGAATGTGGGAAGGGCTTTGGTCGTGGCTCAGAACTTAGTCGACACCAGAAgattcatactggtgagaaaccctatgaatgtaaggaatgtgggaaagcctttattcGTGGCTCACACCTTAGTCAACATCAAAGAATTCATACAGGACAGAGGAGTGAATGA